The Melospiza melodia melodia isolate bMelMel2 chromosome 23, bMelMel2.pri, whole genome shotgun sequence genome contains a region encoding:
- the SNRNP27 gene encoding U4/U6.U5 small nuclear ribonucleoprotein 27 kDa protein, whose product MGRSRSRSPPRRERRRSRSTSRDRDRRRRERSRSRDRDRRRSRSRSPHRRRSRSPRRHRSSSSSPARPKERRDEEKKELKDSKKERQITEEDLQGKTEEEIEMMKMMGFASFDTTKGKKVDGAANAYAINVSQKRKYRQYMNRKGGFNRPLDFIA is encoded by the exons ATGGGCCGCAGCCGCTCCCGGTCACCGCCGCGGCGGG AGCGGCGGCGCTCGCGCTCCACGTCCCGGGACAGGgaccggcggcggcgggagcgatCGCGGtcccgggacagggacaggaggaggagcCGCTCCCGCTCCCCGCACCGGAGGCGATCCAG GTCCCCGCGCCGGCACCGCTCCAGCTCCTCGTCACCAGCACGGCCCAAGGAGCGCCGGGACGAGGAGAAGAAGGAGCTCAAGGACTCCAAGAAGGAGCGGCAGATCACAG AGGAGGATTTGCAGGGCAAGACAGAGGAGGAGATcgagatgatgaagatgatggggTTTGCCTCCTTTGATACCACCAAG GGGAAGAAGGTGGATGGTGCTGCCAATGCCTACGCCATCAACGTGTCCCAGAAGAGGAAGTACAG GCAATACATGAACAGGAAAGGAGGATTCAACAGGCCCCTGGATTTCATCGCCTGA
- the MXD1 gene encoding max dimerization protein 1 has protein sequence MAAPPRLGIQMLLEAAEFLERREREAEHGYASLWPGGKDGEAPRRRAKARRSGGGGRSTHNEMEKNRRAQLRLCLERLKGLVPLGAAAGRHTTLSLLTRARLHIQKLEDQERRALHQIEQLQREQRHLQRQLEKLGMERVRIDSIGSSVSSERSDSEQGESPARGAAAGSPGPAGAPTPPVSPAEEMDVDVESTDDLPAELDWSSSSPSDSDERGSLQSLGSDEGYASSGGTRAKAAGGRKLPAGV, from the exons ATGGCCGCCCCCCCCCGCCTCGGCATCCAGATGCTGCTGGAGGCCGCCGAGTTCCTGGAGCGGCGGGAGCGAG AAGCCGAGCACGGTTACGCCTCGCTGTGGCCCGGCGGGAAGGACGGCGAGGCCCCGCGGCGCCGCGCCAAGGCCCggaggagcggcggcggcggcag GTCGACACACAATGAGATGGAGAAGAACAG GCGAGCCCAGCTCCGGCTGTGCCTGGAGAGGCTGAAGGGGCTGGTGCCCCTGGGGGCGGCGGCCGGGCGGCACACCACGCTCAGCCTGCTCACCAGGGCCAGGCTCCACATCCAG AAGCTGGAGGACCAGGAGCGCCGAGCCCTGCACCAGAtcgagcagctgcagcgggagcagCGGCACCTGCAGCGGCAGCTGGAGAAGCTGGGCATGGAGCGGGTCCGCATCGACAGCATCGGCTCCAGCGTCTCCTCCGAGCGCTCCGACTCGGAGCAAGGTGAGAGCCCGGCGCGGGGCGCGGCcgcgggcagccccggccccgccggagCCCCAACGCCGCCCGTGTCCCCGGCAGAAGAGATGGACGTGGACGTGGAGAGCACGGACGACCTGCCGGCCGAGCTggactggagcagcagcagccccagcgaCTCGGACGAGCGCGGCagcctgcagagcctgggcagcgACGAGGGCTACGCCAGCTCCGGCGGGACGCGGGCCAAGGCGGCGGGCGGCAGGAAGCTTCCCGCGGGCGTGTAG